The following DNA comes from Chelmon rostratus isolate fCheRos1 chromosome 20, fCheRos1.pri, whole genome shotgun sequence.
CCAGAGACATTTCCGACTCTGAAGAAATGTAATGGAGGCAGAAAACTGGAGCAGAAATGAACTCATTCATTACCGAGTTTGAGTCGCCAGCAAAACTGTTCAAATCATTTTGTTGCCACAGTAAtgacttttgacttttcattgttgttttttttctctttatacTCAGTATAATTACTGACGGAAGCCGGGGAGCCTTGAGGCAAATTAGACCTTTTTATAATCTTCAGACATTAGCCTCACTGTAGTAGATCGGCTGCTTCACGGACCCATGACATGTGGAGGATGAGTCACGTTATGATCCACTATAACTCTCTGTTGTATAATATTCACATAAagcatttcttattttcagtcTGATTATTTCATGTCACCCTGGAGTCAATGCAGCCTGAACACTGGCTGTATTTGGTACAACTGAAGACTATGATATAATGTAATGAACCAGTCTTCTAGAACAGGATACAACGATGACTAAGATGTAGAcgtgataaaaaaagaaaatccagctACACATAATATGACGGTAAACAACCCGTATGTGTAGACATTTGTCGTGCTTCTTGATTGTTTGGGTTCCCACAGACCCACTGctgtctaaaaaaaataataacatcaaTAACTGTTAAAATGAAACGTTCCCACATTTGATAAAGGTGATACGATACAGAAACCATCATAAAGCATGGGTATTGTTATAGTTATTACACCAAATAAGGAAATATATAAGCTatacatgaataaatgtttGGTCATagacaaatacatttacagCATGTGCCTATTTTATTTATCAAATGTTTTATCCAATCCAttttattgatcattttatatattgaattgttttttaacctgttttttttaagcattcCTTGGTCTCATGTGCATAACTTATCGTGGTGTCTAATTATTAGCATGTCAGTCATCTGTAAAGCGCTTTGACTTGCACTAACCTGTATGAGAGGTGCTCAGGTTTGTGCGATTGATTGATGGAGTATGAGCAAACTGTTGGAAAACCTCAGTGGCAGAACTATAAATAGACTTTCGGGGATTCATTAGATCAAAATCATGTCACGTGCAATTCTCATTAAATTTGATAACATTGTGCAGTATCAGGTAGATAAAACAGTGTGGGGTTTGAGCTGAGCTCCACACACAATGTTCTGCTGCAGACAGGTGCACCTCACAGTGAACACACTTCACTGCTATAATAACACTCCAGTGTCGTGCCAGTGTTGTAGGAGAGAGCAGAGTTGGTTGTTGGCACTGCAGGGGAAAAAGTAAGCTCAGTACATTTGGCTTAGGGAGGCTTCAGAACGTAAACATTGTACAGTAGGTACATAAAGATATTTTCTGCTCTCATTAGAGTAAAAATGCACCCTTGAACAAAATGTGTTCAGATCTCAACAGTTCAATCAGCATGTTTGAGCGAGTTTTAAAAAAACTAGACTAAATGATACATGTTGGCTTGAGATCTTAGGCTGAGGTGTAtcaaccttttctttttaagtgacttaaaatatgaaatgatgGGTCATCCTGCTTGCTGGACGGGTGGTGTGAACCCTGCCTCTGCTGGACCTTGGTCGTGTATCATCGTCCCTCTGCACTCTGTCCACTGAAGCAGAAATATAGCAAAACTGCTGTGCTGTGTAAAGTGAAAGTGGTTATGACACCCAGGACCATGAACACTGTCACATTCATCTAGGGTGCATttccctcccctctgcctcACTGTCACCTCCCCCGGTGGCTGGTTTGACACGgtgaacatgcaaaaatgtaGCAAACTGCCAAATTTACTTCTAAACTTGCgccagaaaatgtgtttttagtgtcTTCAAAGAACATGAACccagtttttgtatttttttttagatttgggCATCATGGGAGGACACATATGCTCTTGATTTTACTGTTTGCTAATTTCCAACATGCTAATTGGGATGCCTTGGTTAATGATGCTCAGCAGCTTTTACTCCACTGTGACATAAGGCTGCAGGAAGCTGCTCGCCTGCCTGCAGGTTGTTGTCATCGCTCAGTCATCTCATATTTTGGGTGACGGTTGGCTgttatatgtgtgcgtgtgtgtgtgcttgtttttctacatttctggGCTCCCAACACCAGAAGCCCACTTATGGTGTCGGGTCTACCTGCTTTGTGAGAACCAAAATGCTGAACCCCATCACGAAGATCATTTAATTTTAGGATGAGGACCTAGCTTAATGTTAGGGTTGGGATTAGGGTAAGCCTataggaaatgaatgtaagtctatgcaATGTCCCCACAAGTTACAGAAACAAACGCGCGTGTGTGGTGGGTCTAGCCCGGCTGCGCGCCACCTCTCCTTCAGTGCGTGTGCACGAGTGCCCGCAAAGCCGCTGCCGCTCCTCTCCAGGCGCGCAGAGCCGTCCACAAACTTTGATGAGCTGTAACGAATGACGACTGGGAGAACACATTTCCTGAAGATATATCTCGCAGGCTGCGTCCGGTTAATTCGTGCTGATCAAGGTGAGTAACCTGCGAGCTTCAAATTACAGTGATGCGTTCACAGTGCGCGTTTTTTCCCGAGCGTCTGGAgctcctgtgtgtttatttctggcTGTGTTTTGCATGATCTACAAGTGGCTCCGGAGCCGAAGTGAAGTTTGTAAGGCTGTCACGGTAATACTGTAACCTCACGATGTGTTTTTGTCGTTTTAATCAGGATTTATGTGGTTTTTCGTTTGCgcttttctgcctctgtgtcacCGTGTTTGCCCACCTGCACCACAGATTGATATCTATGCATTATTTGGCTCCATTCCGCTTCATAGTCttattttgaagctttttttgcTCATCAGCCTAACAAACAGGTGTCAACATGGAAATCACTCCAGTTGAAATTTTCAAAGAAGACAATAAGTGCCCCTCCACGCTGCTGGAGGACTGTCCAGTGAATTCTTCAGCCTGGGTGTCCGGATACTCAGACAGCCGCAATGTGACCCACGATGATAGCTGGGAGCAGGAGGGCATGTCCCCCATCATCCCCATCATCACTGCAGTCtactctgtggtgtttgtggtCGGCTTGTTGGGCAACTGCCTCGTCATGTATGTGATCATCAGGTAAGGTCATGTTTGagtaaaataaatcagaatgcTGTTGTTATATGACCATAGAAATGCATGCAATAATTCAATGGAGTCCCCTCTATGGAAGAAATACATTGTAAGCTTATATGGCAATGTAATATGAATGTTATGGTGATTTAAAGAGCCAAAACAACTTTAGTTAGAGGGATGTGATCTCTTTCGgcacagaaatagaaatacagaaaacagcagagttgAGGTGGAGCaatgtgtttctcttcagtCACTGTAAGTGTTTTTACTTGTGGAGAAGACACTGGCACCAACCGCTGGGCTTTCACAGTGACCTCTATGCCATCTGGTCTGTGTCATAGTTAATGTCTGCATTTCATGTCCTTTGTTCTCTAGAGACAGATCCTTGACAGAAAGAAGACATATTGCTTAGACAGCTCATCCAAAGcgtgtaatgtaatgtaaaatgctGGGACAACATCTAAATATGTATGAATCTTATAGAAAACTGGGGTGGCATTTTGACAAAGGGTTAATATCTAGCTGCTGGCATTTCTAATTCAACATTAAATGTGTGAAGTATTGCAGCGTGGAATCAATTCTGCCTCCTTCAGTGGATGAGAAGTGCCTGAAACCTTTAAAACGGCCCATTTTATGGCTCAAATAACCCTCAAGACCCCcaaaatataataacaatattcTATAAATCTCGCTTAGTCTGGGGGCATGATATTAATCAGAGTTGAACCCAGTGGTGCTTTGTCAAGCTGATAGCCTGCTTGCACCTCATTGGTTATTATTTATGGTGTGCGGGAGCAACAAATCAGCTCTGATATAATGTGAAATGCGGCAGTGGCATCCAGAATGCTTCGGTCCATAGACAACAATTACCTCAAATCAGACTGATTGCGTCGCCTGTCGGTAGAAGCCTCTTTCACCCCTTCAGTTCCAGAAAATACTGCACGTTCGACTGTTTAGTTGCTCCGTGGAGGACAGTAAAAAGAGGTTTGGTGTTGATTTAGTGCAAACAAATACCTGAAATTACACTCATCCAGACTCTTACAAAGATAATAGGCCACACACCAGATGTTATACACTTGAAGTAAGCAAACCTCACATGGCAGTCCACCCTTTATGGCTTTAAATGGgcatgttttactgttataGCTGCTGGAATCAATAGTTTTATATTAATGGGTGTAATGActacatgtaatgtgaaaggtttCGATGAGCGTGATGAATCCAGGGATAATTATCAAACaactctgctttttttttgcctctttcagctcattgttttggtttaacCTGTGTTTTGTTAACAGGTTAgcaaagttagcagctagcttgtgaccatagtggagcatttagtaGGTAAGAAGCCAGATGGTGGACAGAAACCCGACTGTGAATGCTAGTGTTGCTAGTGTTTGCTGGctaactgtttgctaacatgtttgcCAAAACACCTTCGTAAGCTCACACTGCCCCCAAGTgccaaaaaaagtcaaaatgcaggtttaaaggAATGTTTAGAAGGTTTGGGAGGGACGCTTCGAACTTAGAACAGAAAAGACTTATATCGGCCTCATGCTTGTCCATTCAttgtgaagctacagctagcagcccATTAGCATAAACCACAACATGTAACTTGAGCACTTTAGTATGtgtacaaattaaacacacaagaTATAGAATAGTCAGTTAGCCAGTCAGTCTCAGAGTGCTGGTGCTGATcggttttgcttgtttttgatgTCCATAATGTTTATTATAACcaaaaaaatgcatcacttcctgtgagcCATGTCCATATTAGCCAGTCAGCATGAATCAGAATATATGGAGCAGCTCTGAAGCATTTCATATTAATCTCAATGCTTCATTACATCCTGTAGGCATTACtgctggtaaaaaaaataacactttaaattgatttttttaataacattttataaAGCTCATCATATACTGATTCATATGACTGCTATTAGAAAttaatgaagtgaaaacaagCTGATTATGTGTGGCCTGCAATCAGcagcatactgtacataacaaTGAAGAGTGAGTCACAGAAATTACACTACGGATTCAAGGCAGCAGTGTGGACTAATGGACGGTGtttaattcaaaatgaataGTTCTGGTCACCTCCATCCTCCTCGCTGTCACAAGAGAACCTTCtgttctgcatgttttacagGTACACAAAGATGAAGACAGCCaccaacatttacattttcaactTAGCCCTCGCTGATGCCCTTGTCACCACCACGATGCCCTTCCAGAGCACGGACTACCTGTTGAACACCTGGCCCTTCGGTGAGGTGGTGTGCAAGGTCTTCATCTCCATCGACTACTACAACATGTTCACCAGCATCTTTACCCTCACCATGATGAGCGTGGATCGCTATGTGGCCGTGTGCCACCCGGTGAAAGCCCTGGACTTCCGCACTCCAATCAAAGCCAAGATGATCAATGTGTGCATCTGGATCCTGTCCTCAGCCGCAGGGATACCTGCTTTTATTCTGGGGGGCACCCAGACGAAGAGCGGTGAGAAAGTGCTTTCAGGTTCCTTTCCAAGCTGAAAAGCCTCAGCCAATTTTTTAAGTGCGTGACACTCACTTGAAGTATGTGCCGGTAATATTTTAAGAGCAGAAATATATTCTATCAAGTCCATCAGTGCGGAGTTCTTTATTAGTCTCACATCATGCATCACCCTTCCTGAATGCAGATgatgcaagaaaaaaagttgGAGTTTAGAGCAAAATATTCCTGTTGAGTGCAGATTAGCTGTTCCGTGACAGCTTGCTAAATTGATGGCAGAAAGGCACAAAGTGGAGTTTTATTTATGATAAAGCTCAAGTGCACTTCATCGCTTAATTCacatcctctccctccctctctcctttgctCCTGCAGATATAACTGAGTGTGCCTTACAGTTCCCGGAGCCGTACGTGTACTGGGACACCCTGATGaagatatgtgtgtttgtgtttgccttcGTCGTGCCTGTGCTCATCATCACCGTGTGCTACTCCCTCATGGTCCTGAGGCTGAAGAGCGTCCGAATGTTGTCCGGCTCGCGGGAAAAGGACCGCAACCTGCGGCGGATCACGCGGCTGGTGGTGGTCGTGGTGGCCGTGTTTGTGGTCTGCTGGACGCCcattcacattttcatcctGGTCAAGGCGCTCGTGAGCGTGCCCGAAACGACCGCCATCATGGCCGCCTACTTCTTCTGCGTGGCTCTGGGCTACACAAACAGTAGCCTCAACCCCGTCCTCTATGCCTTTCTGGATGAGAACTTCAAACGCTGCTTCAAAGACTTCTGCCTCTCCGCCAAACTGAAGGGGGAGAAGGTGTCGGGAAGCAAGAAAGCCCAAGGCACCACGAGAGAAGCCGCTGTCCCCCTGGAAAACCCAGATAGGACTAGTAAGCCCACATGACTAGCAGTGGAACTGTCTTCAATTTCCCACATTGGAAAGGAAGACTCTCATGACCTGGGCCTAACCCACGTCACATCAGCAATGTAGACAAGTTTTGACTCAATTTACAGAAGTTGACTTGATTTAGTTGCTTTTTCATCTGGGGTTTAACCAGTGCCAACATTGATATGATTTCATTCCAGAGATCAAATGTAAGTTACACATTAAAAATTACTTTGCATCTTTTTCCACAAATCCACATAGAATCAAAAAGAGTCCTCTCCACGACAATAACGTCATCTCCTTCCCCTTCACTCTGAATCTTGTTacttggtttcatttttttcctcgtGGCTGTTGTGGCTCGTGGCTGAGTCTTTTGTTTGAGCAGGAATGCAAGTGATTAAAGTTTGTCTTTAACAGTCTCCATTTTCAAACCATCCCCTGTCCTGCTAGATAGTATATTATTAAATGAAGAAGTTTTTCTATGAGTGAGAAATCAGCAAACCATGCGGCACATTGCAAACGTTACTACAGTAGTGGTAAAGAGAATTTAGTCCAAACTTTCTCAGGAAAATTGAcaatttaatggaaaaaaggGATGAGACTGATTGTAAAACTGTAACATTATTGGCTCAAGTTGTTACaccagtgtttatgctaatttaattgcattttgtttATGTCTTTCTCAgcttttatgtatttgtgtcaCTTCCTCTTATGATTTTTCCTATTGCCAAACGTGCCTTTAACAGTCCAGGATAACAAACGCATCAGAGGGAAAGAGGATTTTTAATGACAACTGAATGGGGTCCAACAACACGTCATGCATAGCTTTTGAATGCAGTTCACGTGTCAGTGGTAGCTGCATGAATCACTGACAGCGAATATGTGCCAAAACCCTTTTCACCTCTGTGCAGAGTTTGAAGTGTGCAGCTTGACCACAATGTGAGAGAACTGACTCATGTTGGACTTTGAAGTCGCTGGGagggaaacacacaaaaaaataagtTGCACTCAGTTGCATCAAAGAAAGTTTGTCACTGAGAGAAGTTAACGGGAATATCCTGGACTTGAATGTGCATTTAATATTTGACAGAGGGCTCTCTATCAGCTTTGACTCTGGAGTTGTGTCCAGTTTGATAAGTTGTACAATTTATGGTGTATAGTTCCATCAACATGTGCTGTTTATGGCTTTTACCATGATACACATTGTCCTATTGAAACACTCTTGCTGTTGTAGAGAAATGTTCAATCAGTGCAATCTGAAAAGAAGTTGTGCACATtgttaaatacagtttattctGTTGTCTGTACAGTATGATAATATtttgtaaagacaaaaaaaaaaacaacatttgcaCAGACATCACtgaaatatattgtatttgtagCATGATCATTGCTATGATGGTAAATAATGCAACATAGGCAGCCTATATGCTTGATGGACTGTGCTGTAATTTTGAATGTACTGGAAATAGACTCTGTATTATATAAACATATAACTCATATATCTCATTAAAGGAGAACTTTAGCTAACATTTGAGTAATTCAGTAATGATATCCGTTTCCATAAATACTCATGTCCCTAAACTAGAGATTTGTGGGTTTGGAGAAACATGTACTGTTAACGAATCTCGAAGCACATCATGTATACTTACATAAAATATTTATATCACAGACGTTCTGCTACTTGACgaaaaaaaatattctaagAAACTACACTGTGACCGGGACaccattgtttgttttgcagtctcACTGTTtaaacctgctgcagctgctgtataTTGGCTTTGGCCGAGCAGGAGATGTATTGGTTATGCTGTGTGTGAATTGCTTAATATTAAAGCAAGTTTCACGAATCCTCGTTGATCCCCTTCTCTCAGGCTCATCTGTCATGTTTAATTTGGAAAGTAAACTCTCCTCTGATGCTGCCAGAAGTATCAATCTACCTTTGCTCTGCATCTGTACTTTTGAGTACTGCATTTCAAAAGAAGCTCTCACAGTGATTTCTTTGAAAGATGAAGAGCAGGTTTagtttttatgtgatttttgaGATGAGTTTTAATTGAGGCTCCTCTGCAGGTGAACATTCTGTGTTATATTAAATGACAGCAGCTCCCcccagaggaaagaaaatgtaattactgAAATACATGTggtctgttaaaaaaaaaaattgacatgATTGACAGTTGCATGCACGTAAGTCAACATCAGCAGATGGTTCACTACAGCTATCTACATTGGCACTTACATTATTGGCTGATAATTGACTATCCAATCAAGAGAAAATGATGACAGTTTTATAGATTTAATACTGTCAATGACTGTTAATGATGttataaataaatcattaaatagATCATTTGCTGGTCATAGTTCCACTTATGCAAAGATTTGCTTGCCTTCCTCCACCTCAGATcaatacaaattaaatataGGGGCCGCCCTCTATCAGACAGGACCACAAGACCAGGTAATAAAGTAGGAAACACCATAAGTCCCTTATCATATCAATGCTTTATCCTCCTACTCCCCAAAACAGTACAAACCACATGACACAACGTGAACTGAATAGTTTCAGGGGCCCCTGGGGGTCTGTTGGTCTGGAGCTTGGCTTTGCCTCATTGGTAACCCAGCCTTAAATGAAGTTAAGAAATATtaaagttatatatatatatatatatattatcatATGTGACATTTCACACTATAAATGATTCATCCACGAAGTACTAAAGTAATTAGtactttcatttatttgctgACAAAGACAACCTACCCTACTGTTATTGATCCACACATTAATGTGGAAGTGTATACTGATTTTAagaatttttattattttttatcattattgtcattatttatttacttattctATTTCGGTCTAATGCAAAGAGGTTTCTGTAAGGATGTAGTTGTAGTTCctgctttaaatgttaaatgtacCGATTCCCCACTGTCCAGATGTGgttacacagaaaaacaatgtcTTTCTCCATCCGCATACACGTTTCTGGATCAAAGAATATATGGAACTTAGTAATGGAGAAAGCAGTTTATAACCTCGAACAAGGGAGAAAGAGCTGTGGTAATggacataaataaaatatacgAATCAATATGGATAAATAAACAGAGTAATTTCGAGGGTGCGGCTGAGCGAGTCATAATCACGTGACTGATCTGACGTCACCTCAAACTCTCTCTTCCGGGTGTTTTTTCTTCGGCTGGACGGTGGACGGTGACAGTAAACTAACGCAGCTTTCTCGAGTGTTAAAGCTCTACTTTGGCCGAAATGAACCGTATATTTGGCAGCTCGAAGCCCAAAGCTCCCCCGCCGAACCTTGCGGACTGTATAGGAAATGTAAGTATTATAATGAAGTAACTTTTTTAACGATGTCTTGCAAGTAAACAAAGACGGACCCTTTCTCGgctaagttagctagctaactgttagctaacTTTTATGAGCAGAAAACATGCCAGCGTTTGCCATATTTAACTGTCATGTTGTCCGAAGAAACGAGCCGATTAGTTTATAGATTAATCATTGCGGCGTTATTGACAGCAGACAGGATTGACTCATTGGGCGGTTTTACTTGTAAACACCATGTATTAATAGGGTCAGTCGATAAACAAGGTGTTAAATCTAAACAATGGGTCTGTCTGTTCAGGAAATGAATCAGCATAATGTGATTTTTAAGCAGGAATTTGAGCTATTTAACCGGCATAAAGTACAAACCATATCAGCTTTTCAGTGTAGTGGCTGACATCAACCAGTTATACAGGTTATTTGTCTGGGCAGAGCTATTATTAGCTTACTGGGGTGGAGGACAAAAAAACCCAGATGATATGGGATATTTAATGGTACTCAATTAGTCTCACTTAAGCTACTGTATATATGCACCTAAGCATTCCCTGCCATTCAACTCGTAATCCCTTATAGAGATGATCCTACAGTTATGTCCTGCTCTCTGTTTCCTACTTTAAGGTTGATTCTCGGTCAGAGTCCATTGACAAGAAGATCAGCAGACTAGACGCTGAACTTGTGAAATACAAGGATCagatgaagaagatgagagaTGGGCCCTCAAAGGTGAGATTTATTGTCCAAcgctgcagtgaaacaaaacaggGCTCTACTCTTGAAGTCCTTTATGGTGCTGTCAGCCAGGGTCGAAAGTCCATTCAGTTCACATATGAGCTTAAAGTGAGCATTCAAAAacttacatttttctttttattataatacacacacacacacagtgaggagggCAGAGCAAGACACATTGGTGTGTTTAAGTggactttaaaaagaaaaatgtaagaaGGAAATTGGAGAGATCTAAGAGATATAAGTCAAAGTTGTCAGATGTTAAATGCAGCTGTGCAAGTATTTTGCcttagaaaataagaaaatttTGATTTAAGTCAGGAATTTTTGATCAAAGTAAACAAACCTGTGAATCTAACACACTGTTGATGTTCAATAATCCTGCTTTGTTCATAATATACTTGTGTCCAGTTCATGTTGATCGTGATTTGGTATCACTGAAGTATTcttaaacattttttcatttgctaGAACATGGTCAAGCAAAAGGCTATGAGAGTTCTGAAGCAGAAGAGAATGTAAGTAGTTTTATTCCCCAAAGCCAAAGTGTTTGTATTAATAAACATGACAGATTGACCTTCTGAATCTTCATCAATCACAGTTACGTCAAGTGCTATGAAAGTCTAGCTTTATTTCATCATTATATCTTCCAGGTATGAGGGCCAGAGAGATAATCTCATGCAGCAGTCGTTCAACATGGAACAAGCAAACTACACTATCCAGTCCCTTAAAGACACTAAAACCACAGTAAGACAGTAAATTATCTGCCAGATGTGATAGtaactgaagaaaatgtggCTTTCTGgtaacatttgctttttcttaGGTTGATGCAATGAAAGTCGGCCTCAAAGACATGAAGAAAGCATACAAGCATGTGAAGATTGACCAGATTGAGGTATTTGGTTCTTGGCTACAGATTTACAGCAATTGGACGGTCGTCTAATGTTGGCTATAAAGATACGTGATAAATCACATCACA
Coding sequences within:
- the LOC121623846 gene encoding delta-type opioid receptor-like, which translates into the protein MEITPVEIFKEDNKCPSTLLEDCPVNSSAWVSGYSDSRNVTHDDSWEQEGMSPIIPIITAVYSVVFVVGLLGNCLVMYVIIRYTKMKTATNIYIFNLALADALVTTTMPFQSTDYLLNTWPFGEVVCKVFISIDYYNMFTSIFTLTMMSVDRYVAVCHPVKALDFRTPIKAKMINVCIWILSSAAGIPAFILGGTQTKSDITECALQFPEPYVYWDTLMKICVFVFAFVVPVLIITVCYSLMVLRLKSVRMLSGSREKDRNLRRITRLVVVVVAVFVVCWTPIHIFILVKALVSVPETTAIMAAYFFCVALGYTNSSLNPVLYAFLDENFKRCFKDFCLSAKLKGEKVSGSKKAQGTTREAAVPLENPDRTSKPT
- the chmp5b gene encoding charged multivesicular body protein 5, which produces MNRIFGSSKPKAPPPNLADCIGNVDSRSESIDKKISRLDAELVKYKDQMKKMRDGPSKNMVKQKAMRVLKQKRMYEGQRDNLMQQSFNMEQANYTIQSLKDTKTTVDAMKVGLKDMKKAYKHVKIDQIEDIQDQLEDMMEDANDIQEALGRSYGTPEIDEDDLEAELDALGDEFLMDDDSSYLDEASSAPSIPEGLPGDKSTNRDGVLVDEFGLPQIPAT